The nucleotide sequence GGGCCTATTTTGTAAAACGTCGGCGAGTGTTCAGGCTCTCGTTCTTATTTTCTCCTCGACGCCGATATCCACCGCCTACAACAAATCATCGTCGTACTCTTCTCCTCACGTTGCTCCAATATGGCAGAGAGTTCGTCGAGGAAGAACCTCAAACGATCTTTCTTAGAAGATGAAGAATCCGATAAACAACCCCCGTAAGTTAACTATCCTTTCCGTAACCCTAATcgccgattttttttttcgattccGGTTTGAGTGATACAGTTTTAGGGTAGCAAAAATTGAATTAGTTGCTCTTGTATCTACCCTCTGGTTCTCTCATCTCTTGAATCTTGCTAGAGTTAGAAGATTGAGTGCGGAGATTAATTGAACTAATCTTTTTGTATAAGGAACGAACATATCATTGTGTTGGAGAATTGattggttttgatatttttctcaGTTACAACTTGAGTTTGTGTGCATACGCTATAATGTGGATTATGGACAAAGTAGTTTGGTGTATCTTATAATGGAGGATTCTTTCTGGCAGCGAGAAGCGAGTACGGTTTCCAAAGGGGAAGAAATCTAAACCTGAACAGCTCTTAGAGGAAGAAGCTTTAGCTCGCCGCGACGCCCGTGCTGCTGCTGAGGAGCGTGCCAGGCATCGTAATCAGAATACTGCTCAGCTCTTTAAcgacaatgatgatgataatgacaATATCGATGAGGCTCAGGAGACTTATGAGGTACGATCTCtaccatcctttttttttttttgttgctaatgATGTCTATGTCTAGACCTCAATGATGTTTTTTatattcgttttaaaaaaagttatgcTGATGCTGTTGTTATTTCTTTGTAGAATGATGGAAACCGCACAGAAGATGGGATCCAAATCGAAGCTTTTAGTCTggacagagagaaagaagaaggttaCTTTGATGCTGATGGGAACTTTGTAGAATATGTTAGAGAAAAGGAAGTCAAGGTGCGAAGTACACTTGTTAAGTTTAGCTCCTagatattttgtgtgtttgtctTACATGTGTATATTGTTTCAGGATGCATGGCTTGACAGTATTGAAAAAAATCCGTTGTATATGGGAAGATCTGCTGCTAATGACACTGAGAAGGATGAAGATAGTGGAAACGAAAAAGCAGTGGATGAACTTTCTCAAGAAGACATTGGAGTCAGAAAGAGGCGCATTGCTAATGTCCTTGAACCAGGAGAGACGGTGAGACTCAGTCAAAATGAAACACGGATTAAATAAGttagaaatattatcttaagaCAGCATTGGTGATAATACATACTTTAACATGTAAGATAACTCGGGTTCATTGTTACAGGTTCTGCGAGCTTTAAGGAGGTTGAAAGGGAACTCGAATAATCGCAAGGAGAAGATGACTCCTGAGACGAAGCTTATCTTTGATCAGCTTACTGAGGATGCAGACAAGCTCATCCAGAATGGCGACTACAGTTAAGTCTCGTATTACTTATGCTATGACAAGCTTTGCTACAATTAATATGATATCCTCCATTtgttaacatttgtttttctttttctatgttGTTGAAGACGTTTATCATGAGCAGCAAGACGTTTTCCAACGTGAAGCAGGTGAGAGCTCTAATGCCTTTTTTATTCTCCATTATTGCTGCAGCTAAGATTCCTATGCTTTGTTATATTTCCTTTTGCACAAATAACTGGCGTtcctttcttatttttcttctttatgttgTTCTTCTTAGAGGGATATGAGAGACTAGCTCAAGCGAGAGGAAATACAGAATCTTGCGATATGTTTGGCGATGATGAAAGTGTTCCTGATCCTTCCTCGGATCTACAGTCTGGCTCCATCTCCGGCACTCAGCTCAATCCTACAAATAATGGATCCGATTATGTGTATGACGAATCTTCAGGGTCAGTTTATAcactctctctcgctctcttggCTAAAAGCATTGTGTTGCGCACAAGAATTATCAAGTAATATGTTTAATGAAGCTTATGTTCATTTATCTGAAAGAATTCGAAAATGGTTTTGCAGGTACTACTACAGCAGCAGCCTTGGTTACTATTATGACCCCAACACTGGACTTTACTGCTATGCAACAACCGGAAAATGGTAAACTCTAACTTACCAAAGAAAAACCCATTACTAATCTCTCTTTACTTTGCGTATACTTATCTgtttgattacaaaatatgcGTGCAGGTACAAGTACGACGAAGAGACGAAGGAATATAAAGAAGTAGTTTCTGAAGTTGCTACTGGGGAAGTTTAATGTCTTTTAGTCTGTCTGTACTCTTAACTAACACAAGGTCTTGAAATATTTCCCCAGTTAGACATGGTTGTTTTttagtttggaaaaaaagatAGCTCCTACaacatgagtttatataaaatatggatTCGTAAATTCTCCTATTGATTATAGGGATTAAATGTACAGTTGGTCATAAACTATGAACAAAATCTCATATCCGTATGAACAAATCAGCGGTGAAGTAAAAGACCAAATTCTAGAAACAGGTTTTCAAATCAATTTGAGATTCGTAATTGTAGAAAGAGTCAAGGAGATACTCTACAAACTAGACGTTGACCAATAAAATAAACCAATCAAACCGGTTAAGACTTGATGAATCCGGTGCAATACTTGTCACCTTTGTATCAGACCGGTTAAGCAGCAACTAGTAAAGCAGAGATTGAGAACATCGGCATGAATCGGCAGTAAAGAAACAAGTCATCTCGTCGAGAAATCTCTACTTCTCTCTGATCAGATGCGAAACTCTACTGCTGGGGTTCATCTCGTTTGATCGATCCTACGAATCtgttggagtttttttttttataatcagcCTTGATTACGATCGGAGAGTTGTAAGAATGGCGGAGGAAAGCAGTTTGGAAGGTTCTGAAAAGGAAGAGATCGATAGCTCAGGAGCTGGTCTTGGAGATTTGACATCCATGGATTCTATCGAGTCTCGTTGGGTTattcaagaagatgatgaatccGAGATTGACGTTGAAGATGATAATGATGGATTCGACGGTACTGGACTTGAATCCGATGAGGAAGAGATACCGGAGCATCGCCTGATCCGTACTGGTCCGCGTGTTGATTCCTTCGACGTGGAAGCGCTTGAAGTTCCCGGTGCTCCGAGGAATGATTACGAGGTGATTCATTGTTTAcgtattttctttttcccattTCATATTGTCATATAGCCATGGACAGGGCTTGATGAGTGTGTTcctaaacaaatattatattttagcTGTTTTTACCAGAGTTCAGATACTAACTAGAAAGGACCGCCGGATAGGGAAGTGCCATAAGAAATTaagttgaaattattttagCAATATGTGGAGATTATGGACTAGAAGGAATCAAGAATTAGGAAAGCTAGTATGCGATTTTCTAAGTTGCAGTGATGGAGATGGGTTCATGACTCTATTATGCTTGTGGATGCTGTTTTGATCTGTTTTCCTTAGTGatggttgtatcctgggatgGGAACTTCCAAAAGAGCAGTGACTGCGTTTTCTGATTCCAAAGCTTTATCATTGTACTGGCTTGAGTTCTCTTTTTGATGATACTTAGTACCTAGGGAGGAGTTTTCAGTTTTCTGCTTGAAGGAACTACTCTTTTTGCATGTTCTGCTGCAGATAAAGAATAATGGATGATCTTATGgtctaaaacttgttttttttttatccagtACATTTCTCTGCATAGTTAACCGAACTTCtatttgtgtatttttcttttgctaggACTTGACTGTTGGGAGGAGAGTGTTACTTGCATTCCAGACACTAGGGGTTGTCTTTGGGGATGTAGGAACCAGTCCATTGTATACGTTCAGTGTAATGTTCAGTAAATCACCtgtccaagaaaaagaagatgtcaTTGGAGCATTGTCTCTAGTGTTATACACCTTACTATTGGTcccccttataaaatatgttctTGTTGTTCTATGGGcaaatgatgatggtgaaggtATGCTTTAATTATTCTGATCTCCTAATTATAGTTTTGCTTTGAATATTTTCAGTACACAGGGCCAACTGCTGTGATTACTTATAATATTTCAGGTGGGACCTTTGCGTTATACTCATTAATCTCTCGTCACGCCAAGATTAGTCTTATCCCTAATCAACTTCGCTCAGACGCCCGAATTTCTAGTTTTAGACTGAAGGTGCCTTGCCCTGAGCTTGAGAGgtcattgaaattaaaagaaaaactcgaGAATTCATTATTTTTGAAGAAACTTCTCCTCGTGCTAGTTCTTGCTGGAACTTCCATGGTCATTGCCGATGGAGTTGTAACTCCTGCAATGTCAGGTTCTTATATAACCTCTTCTAAGTATGTTCATGATTCTGTTTTATTGAACAGGTTTTTCTGCTACCATATGGACTTGTCTAAATCACTTTAGTTGCATACTGCAGTTATGTCAGCTGTTGGTGGACTTAAGGTCGGAGTTGATGTTGTGGAGCAAGGTAATGGAGATTATAGTGTAATTAACCTTGAAGCTGTTTAGTGCTGGTTGTTTATCTTTGTCATTGCATTTTCGCTATTGTTCAGCTTTCTCTTGTTACTTCTTTGCAGATCAAGTGGTGATGATTTCGGTTGCATTTCTGGTGATCCTCTTTAGTCTACAGAAATATGGTACAAGTAAGATGGGACTAGTAGTAGGTCCTGCCTTACTTATATGGTTCTGTTGTCTTGCTGGTATTGGCATTTACAACCTGATCAAGTACGATAGCAGTGTTTTTAGAGCATTCAACCCTGTCCACATCTATTACTTCTTCAAGAGGAACTCTATAAATGCTTGGTATGCACTTGGAGGCTGCATTCTCTGTGCTACAGGTAATTTTCTCAGTTTTTCTGGATGGCCAATATTTTCATTAGAAAATGAACTAGATTACTCTTATAGCAAAGGCTAACAGAAGTGAATAAGCCTTTTTATTCTCCATNCTTACTATTGGTcccccttataaaatatgttctTGTTGTTCTATGGGcaaatgatgatggtgaaggtATGCTTTAAGTATTCTGATCTCCTAATTATAGTTTTGCTTTGAATATTTTCAGTACACAGGGCCAACTGCTGNAGAATGGCCTTTGGTGGCCGAtgtttacctttttctttttgtatgctATTTTTTGCTCTAGTTTTctgcaactttaatttatttcgtAGTGGTTTTCTGCAGCTTACATTTGTGTGTCTTGTCCTGCCGTGCCTCATGTTGGGTTATATGGGACAAGCTGCATACCTGATGGAAAATCATGCTGATGCTCATCAAGCTTTCTTTTCATCTGTTCCAGGTAAAGTTCAGCTGGTTCCTTCAGTCTGTAATATACATGCCTCTTTGGCAAACAAAACCACTTGAATACCACTGCAAAGGCTGTTCTCGGGGTGCGGGTtagaaacttatatataaaaactagtaTAAGTTATTGATTCATCATATTGTTCTACAGGAGCTGCATTCTGGCCGGTTCTTTTCGTAGCCAACGTTGCGGCTCTAATTGCTAGCCGCACAATGACGACGGCAACATTCTCATGTATTAAACAGTCAACAGCTCTGGGTTGTTTCCCTCGTCTCAAAATTATTCATACTTCTCGGAAATTTATGGGTCAGATTTATATACCTGTCTTAAACTGGTTTCTGCTTGCCGTTTGCCTGGTCGTCGTCTGCTCAATCTCAAGTATCGATGAGATTGGAAATGCATATGGTAATATTTGATTTCTCTGTCTCCCTTATCTTCCTAAGGTGATCTGATAATCTTCCCccgttttaaaatttgttttaatttcccAGGGATGGCTGAGCTTGGagtgatgatgacgacgacaaTTCTAGTGACGTTAATCATGCTACTTATATGGCAGATAAACATCGTAGTCGTGATTGCCTTTCTGGTAGTTTTCCTTGGAGTGGAATTGATCTTTTTCTCTTCAGTTATAGCGAGTGTTGGAGATGGAAGCTGGATAATATTGGTTTTTGCTGTAATCATGTTTGGTATAATGTATATTTGGAACTATGGAAGTAAGCTCCGGTATGAAACAGAAGTGGAACAAAAGCTGTCAATGGATTTAATGAGAGATCTTGGGTGCAACCTGGGAACAATTAGAGCTCCTGGTATTGGTTTGCTGTACAATGAGTTAGTGAAGGGAGTACCGGCAATATTTGGCCATTTTCTGACCACACTTCCTGCAATTCATTCCATGGTCATTTTTGTCTGCATAAAATATGTCCCGGTTCCAGTTGTACCCCAGAATGAAAGGTTCCTCTTCAGACGCGTCTGCACTAAAAGCTATCACTTATTCCGTTGCATTGCCAGGttggtctttttttctttccctttcactgcccaaatttttttagtttatagcAGTAGATAACAATTTGTAGATATGAAATTTCCATTCACTCTTTTTGTACTACATAGAGAATTACGTTGTAAGAGCCACGTTGGTTCCAATTTGACCCACAGGAACATATTTCCTCTttgatttctttccttttcgATTCCGAGAAAGGGAATATAAATAAACACTGTGTTATATATGTGGTGAAGGTATGGTTACAAGGATGCAAGGAAGGAGAACCACCAAGCTTTTGAGCAGCTATTAATCGAGAGCCTGGAGAAGTTCATCCGAAGAGAAGCTCAAGAACGTTCGTTGGAGAGTGATGGGAACGATGATTCAGACTCAGAGGACGATTTTGCAGGTTCTAGAGTCGTCATTGGCCCCAACGGAAGCATGTATTCGATGGGTGTTCCCCTTCTGTCTGAGTACAGAGACTTAAACAGACCGATCATGGAAATGAATGCTTCGTCTGATCAGACAAACAACCATCCGTTTGACGCATCATCTGACTCCTCTGTATCTGAAGCCGAGCAAAGCCTGGAGAGAGAGTTATCGTTCATACACAAAGCGAAAGAATCAGGGGTGGTGTATCTACTCGGGCATGGGGATATAAGAGCAAGAAAAGATTCATGGTTCATCAAGAAGTTAGTGATAAATTACTTCTACGCATTCCTGAGGAAAAACTGCAGGAGAGGGATAGCAAATCTGAGTGTGCCTCAGTCGCATCTGATGCAGGTCGGTATGACATACATGGTCTGAGCCTTCTTCGTTCTTCTTTAAAATGGTGTAGTTTATATTCGAGTCCATAGGTTTAAAATTTGTATGTTGCGTTGGTGTTTTTGCATTGTTGTTACGAATCTGAGTATCATCTGACTTACTCCAAATCTATAGAGCGTCTGGTAGAGAGAAAAGACGAGCCtatatttgatttgagtttAGGAAATTTCAagtatctctttttttttgtgttaaatcCTAGACTCAAAACTAGAAGAAGAGACATGTCACACTGATGATGATACTGATATATGGTAAAGAAGAATGAAGATGTTCCCAACTTCCATGGTTCATCTTCATCAGCAGCTTTTCAATCTACGATGATGGGGATCCGAAAGACTTAGATTTGACTTTGAATCTCCACCGTCAGATCCGCCGCCGCTGCGagcttaaaacttaaaagaaagagGGAAATTGACATTTGACAAACAATcttgaattaaaaaaagaaaagaaaaaaagcgtTACTATAAAATTAATAGAGAATTCAATTCAAGGATGATGGGCCAGACAAATCAGATGTGTATAACACATGTCAGAACTGTATTGGATGGAATAACATTGGTACAATTTCattgtttttataaaaccaaacgATTTGGTTTTCCttgggtctctctctctcttccaataagagaagataattaaaaaaaaaaaaaggaaaaaagggaGAGAgcaaaggaaggaaaaaaatcgCTTTCGCATTCACACCTGGCTGGA is from Camelina sativa cultivar DH55 chromosome 20, Cs, whole genome shotgun sequence and encodes:
- the LOC104769124 gene encoding potassium transporter 7-like yields the protein MAEESSLEGSEKEEIDSSGAGLGDLTSMDSIESRWVIQEDDESEIDVEDDNDGFDGTGLESDEEEIPEHRLIRTGPRVDSFDVEALEVPGAPRNDYEDLTVGRRVLLAFQTLGVVFGDVGTSPLYTFSVMFSKSPVQEKEDVIGALSLVLYTLLLVPLIKYVLVVLWANDDGEGGTFALYSLISRHAKISLIPNQLRSDARISSFRLKVPCPELERSLKLKEKLENSLFLKKLLLVLVLAGTSMVIADGVVTPAMSVMSAVGGLKVGVDVVEQDQVVMISVAFLVILFSLQKYGTSKMGLVVGPALLIWFCCLAGIGIYNLIKYDSSVFRAFNPVHIYYFFKRNSINAWYALGGCILCATGNFLIFCNFNLFRSGFLQLTFVCLVLPCLMLGYMGQAAYLMENHADAHQAFFSSVPGAAFWPVLFVANVAALIASRTMTTATFSCIKQSTALGCFPRLKIIHTSRKFMGQIYIPVLNWFLLAVCLVVVCSISSIDEIGNAYGMAELGVMMTTTILVTLIMLLIWQINIVVVIAFLVVFLGVELIFFSSVIASVGDGSWIILVFAVIMFGIMYIWNYGSKLRYETEVEQKLSMDLMRDLGCNLGTIRAPGIGLLYNELVKGVPAIFGHFLTTLPAIHSMVIFVCIKYVPVPVVPQNERFLFRRVCTKSYHLFRCIARYGYKDARKENHQAFEQLLIESLEKFIRREAQERSLESDGNDDSDSEDDFAGSRVVIGPNGSMYSMGVPLLSEYRDLNRPIMEMNASSDQTNNHPFDASSDSSVSEAEQSLERELSFIHKAKESGVVYLLGHGDIRARKDSWFIKKLVINYFYAFLRKNCRRGIANLSVPQSHLMQVGMTYMV
- the LOC104769123 gene encoding CD2 antigen cytoplasmic tail-binding protein 2-like, with protein sequence MAESSSRKNLKRSFLEDEESDKQPPEKRVRFPKGKKSKPEQLLEEEALARRDARAAAEERARHRNQNTAQLFNDNDDDNDNIDEAQETYENDGNRTEDGIQIEAFSLDREKEEGYFDADGNFVEYVREKEVKDAWLDSIEKNPLYMGRSAANDTEKDEDSGNEKAVDELSQEDIGVRKRRIANVLEPGETVLRALRRLKGNSNNRKEKMTPETKLIFDQLTEDADKLIQNGDYNVYHEQQDVFQREAEGYERLAQARGNTESCDMFGDDESVPDPSSDLQSGSISGTQLNPTNNGSDYVYDESSGYYYSSSLGYYYDPNTGLYCYATTGKWYKYDEETKEYKEVVSEVATGEV